A genomic window from Sorex araneus isolate mSorAra2 chromosome 2, mSorAra2.pri, whole genome shotgun sequence includes:
- the SUGP1 gene encoding SURP and G-patch domain-containing protein 1 translates to MDTRDAAGKANRWFGVAPPKSGKMNLNILHQEELIAQKKREIEARLEQKAKQSQGASPQPGEMVNAHNSCISNKFANDGSFLQQFLKLQEAKTSTDAPPSAPSAPPRLLPRAGKRPPLLGSPPSQARSYVHAKQLPVAQRPSVFLSPDEDEEEDEEQWLEIKVSPPEEAETRKIIENLARFVAEGGPESASALEKHKADPALSFLQNENSREFLYYRKKVAELRKGAQKLQAGASQKVSPPEDEEAKNLAEKLARFIADGGPEVETVALRSNRENQAFSFLYKPSSPTYKYYRQKLEEFRKAKAGPAGSPWAPDLKCTPPAETPSGSAPPTATCPASPAPATPLPAPAPTPAPTAPSQPPATATAKRKRKSRWGPEEDKVELPPAELVQRDADTSPSPLSVQDLKGLGYEKGKPVGLVGVTELSDAQKKQLKEQQEMQQMYDMIMQHKRAVQDMQLLWEKALRQHQHGYDSDEEVDSELGTWEHQLRRMEMDKTREWAEQLTKMGRGKHFIGDFLPPDELEKFMETFKALKEGREPDYSEYKEFKLTVENIGYQMLMKMGWKEGEGLGSEGQGIRNPVSKGTTTVDGAGFGIDRPAELSKEDDEYEAFRKRMMLAYRFRPNPLNNPRRPYY, encoded by the exons ATGGACACCCGGGATGCTGCAG GAAAGGCAAACCGATGGTTTGGGGTGGCCCCTCCCAAGTCCGGAAAGATGAACTTGAACATCCTTCACCAGGAAGAGCTCATTGCCCAGAAGAAGCGGGAGATTGAAGCCCGGCTGGAGCAGAAGGCCAAGCAGAGCCAGGGGGCCAGCCCGCAGCCTGGCGA GATGGTGAATGCGCACAATTCCTGCATTTCCAACAAGTTTGCCAATGACGGCAGCTTCCTGCAACAGTTCCTGAAGTTACAGGAGGCAAAGACCAGCACTG ATGCCCCCCCCAGTGCGCCCAGTGCACCCCCTCGCCTGCTCCCCCGTGCCGGGAAGAGGCCGCCCCTGCTCGGCAGCCCGCCCAGCCAGGCAAGGAGCTACGTGCATGCCAAGCAGCTGCCTGTGGCCCAGCGGCCCAGCGTCTTTCTGTCCccggacgaggacgaggaggaggatgaggagcagTGGCTGGAGATCAAAG TTTCACCCCCAGAGGAAGCCGAGACTCGGAAAATAATAGAGAATCTGGCCCGCTTTGTGGCGGAAGGAGGTCCCGAGTCCGCGTCCGCTCTGGAGAAACACAAGGCTGACCCCGCTCTGTC GTTCTTACAGAATGAAAACAGCCGGGAATTCCTCTACTACAGGAAGAAAGTCGCGGAGCTGAGGAAAGGGGCGCAGAAGCTGCAGGCGGGGGCCTCCCAGAAAG TTTCACCCCCAGAGGACGAGGAGGCCAAGAACCTTGCAGAAAAGTTGGCCAGGTTCATAGCGGATGGGGGTCCTGAGGTAGAAACCGTCGCCCTCCGCAGCAACCGCGAGAATCAGGCTTTCAG TTTTCTGTACAAACCGAGCAGCCCCACCTACAAGTACTACCGCCAGAAGTTGGAAGAGTTCCGGAAAGCCAAGGCCGGGCCCGCgggcagcccctgggcccccGACCTCAAGTGCACGCCTCCTGCTGAGACCCCGTCAGGGTCCGCGCCCCCCACGGCCACCTGCCCTGCCTCACCTGCTCCGGCCACCCCCTTGCCTGCCCCCGCTCCCACGCccgcccccactgccccctcGCAGCCCCCGGCCACAGCCACCGCCAAGAGGAAACGGAAGAGCCGATGGGGGCCAGAAGAAGACAAGGTGGAGCTGCCGCCCGCCGAGCTGGTGCAAAGGGATGCGGACACCTCACCCTCGCCGCTGTCAG TCCAGGACCTCAAGGGGCTGGGCTATGAGAAGGGGAAGCCGGTGGGGCTGGTGGGCGTCACGGAGCTGTCAGATGCCCAGAAGAAGCAGCTGAAGGAGCAGCAAGAG ATGCAGCAGATGTACGACATGATCATGCAGCACAAGCGCGCCGTGCAGGACATGCAGCTCCTGTGGGAGAAGGCGCTGCGGCAGCACCAGCACGGCTACGACAGTGACGAGGAGGTGGACAGCGAGCTGGGCACCTGGGAGCACCAGCTGCGGCGCATGGAGATGGATAAGACGCGGGAGTGGGCCGAGCAGCTGACCAAGATGGGCCGCGGCAAACACTTCATTGGGGACTTCCTGCCGCCCGACGAGCTGGAGAAGTTCATGGAGACCTTCAAGGCCTTGAAG GAGGGCCGCGAGCCTGACTACTCGGAGTACAAGGAGTTCAAGCTGACGGTGGAGAACATCGGCTACCAGATGCTCATGAAGATGGGCTGGAAGGAGGGCGAGGGGCTGGGCTCCGAGGGCCAGGGCATCCGGAACCCTGTCAGCAA gggCACCACCACGGTGGATGGCGCCGGCTTCGGCATTGACCGGCCCGCGGAGCTGTCCAAGGAGGACGACGAGTACGAAGCCTTCCGGAAGCGGATGATGCTGGCCTACCGCTTCCGGCCCAACCCCCTG AACAACCCCAGGCGGCCTTACTACTGA
- the TM6SF2 gene encoding transmembrane 6 superfamily member 2: MDIPPLAGKIAALSLGALPLSFALSLVAELSHTLGVVLTSFLILGLFFVAIYSLSRGDIYLYDPLYAVFAVFAFTSVVDLLIALREDGYMGSFMDFYTKEGDPYLRTSHGIAICYWDGTVHFLLYLAMTGAIRKRRTYRNLGLYWLGSFVMTALVFIPGNLLGKYSSEIRPAFFLTILCLLLPCWAGLRIFKQPPEVSCCSLNTTVVEREHRSLLWRPLDMALIAYLVISGLFTLFRGLVVLDCPTDTCFIYLYQYEPYLRDPVAYPKVQMLVLLFYALPFYGLATYTLIFPGCSWLPDWALVFAGAIGQAQFSHMGASMHLRTPFTYRVPEDTWPSFILCNMLYALGPHLLVFRCLRWPAFFLDPPPGPPAPHKKHQ, translated from the exons ATGGACATCCCGCCACTGGCCGGCAAGATCGCTGCCCTGTCGCTTGGCGCGCTGCCCCTGTCCTTCGCACTCAGCCTGGTGGCCGAGCTCTCACA TACCCTGGGGGTGGTGCTGACGAGCTTCCTGATCCTTGGTCTGTTCTTCGTGGCCATCTACAGTCTGTCTCGGGGCGACATCTACCTCTATGACCCACTCTATGCTG TGTTTGCTGTCTTCGCCTTCACATCGGTGGTGGACCTCCTCATTGCGCTCCGGGAAGATGGCTATATGGGGAGCTTTATGGATTTCTACACTAAGGAG GGCGATCCATACCTGCGCACTTCGCACGGCATCGCCATCTGCTACTGGGATGGCACGGTTCACTTCCTCCTCTACCTGGCTATGACCGGCGCCATCCGCAAGAG GAGGACGTACCGGAACCTCGGACTCTACTGGCTGGGGTCGTTTGTCATGACCGCTCTGGTGTTCATCCCTGGAAACCTCCTGG GCAAGTACAGCTCTGAGATCAGGCCTGCCTTCTTCCTCACCATCCTTTGTCTGCTGCTTCCATGCTGGGCCGGCCTGAGGATCTTCAAGCAGCCCCCAGAAGTCTCTTGCTGCTCCCTCAACACCACCGTG GTGGAGCGGGAGCACAGAAGCCTGCTGTGGCGTCCCCTGGACATGGCCCTCATTGCTTACCTGGTCATCTCAGGTCTCTTCACGCTCTTCCGGGGCCTG GTGGTGCTTGACTGCCCCACGGATACCTGCTTCATCTACCTTTATCAGTACGAGCCGTATCTGCGGGACCCTGTAGCCTACCCCAAAGTGCAG ATGCTGGTGCTCCTGTTCTACGCGCTGCCTTTCTACGGCCTTGCCACCTACACGCTCATCTTTCCTGGCTGCTCTTGGCTGCCTGACTGGGCCCTGGTGTTTGCGGGAGCCATCGGCCAG GCCCAGTTCTCACACATGGGCGCCTCCATGCACCTGCGCACCCCCTTCACCTACCGAGTGCCTGAAGACACGTGGCCCAGCTTCATCCTGTGCAACATGCTCTACGCGCTGGGCCCCCACCTGCTGGTCTTCCGCTGCCTGCGCTGGCCCGCCTTCTTCCTGGACCCACCacctggccccccagccccccacaagaAGCATCAATGA
- the HAPLN4 gene encoding hyaluronan and proteoglycan link protein 4, with protein MPPQHPSLLPLQADSGIALPAQSAWGAQSRSARAARRGPMGSMVCAREALGPRALWAAAACSVLLLMVPTGAQRGRKKVVHVLEGESGSVVVQTAPGQVVSHRGGTIVLPCRYHYEATAHDHDGVRLKWTKVVDPLAFADVFVALGPQQRAFGSYRGRAELQGDGPGDASLVLRNVTLQDYGRYECEVTNELEDDTGMVKLDLEGVVFPYHPRGGRYQLTFREAQRACAEQDGILASAEQLHAAWRDGLDWCNAGWLRDGSVQYPVSQPREPCGGRAGPGGAVGGVRNYGYRHDARERYDAFCFTSNLAGRVFFLKPLRPVPFAGAERACAARGAAVAKVGQLFAAWKLQLLDRCTAGWLADGSARYPIVNPRARCGGPRPGVRSLGFPDATRRLFGVYCYRAPGAPDPAPGGWGWGWAGGGGWAGGARDPAAWTPLHV; from the exons atgcccccccagcacccctccctccttcccttgcaGGCAGACTCCGGGATTGCGCTGCCTGCCCAGTCAGCTTGGGGTGCGCAGTCTCGGAGCGCGCGGGCCGCTCGGCGGGGCCCTATGGGCAGCATG GTGTGCGCTCGGGAGGCCCTGGGTCCCCGCGCGCTCTGGGCTGCGGCGGCCTGCAGTGTCCTGCTGCTCATGGTCCCCACGGGAGCGCAGCGCGGCAGGAAGAAGGTGGTGCATGTCCTGG AGGGTGAGTCGGGGTCGGTGGTGGTACAGACGGCCCCCGGGCAGGTGGTCAGTCACCGCGGTGGCACCATTGTCTTGCCCTGCCGTTACCATTATGAGGCGACCGCCCACGACCACGACGGCGTCCGTCTCAAGTGGACCAAAGTGGTGGACCCGCTGGCCTTCGCTGACGTGTTCGTGGCGCTGGGCCCCCAGCAGCGGGCGTTCGGCAGCTACCGCGGGCGGGCCGAGCTGCAGGGCGATGGGCCTGGCGACGCCTCCCTGGTGCTGCGAAACGTCACGCTGCAGGACTACGGCCGCTATGAGTGCGAGGTCACCAACGAGCTGGAGGACGACACGGGCATGGTCAAGCTGGATCTGGAAG GCGTGGTCTTCCCTTACCACCCGCGCGGGGGGCGCTACCAGCTGACCTTCCGCGAGGCGCAGCGCGCGTGTGCGGAGCAGGATGGTATCCTGGCGTCGGCCGAGCAGCTGCACGCGGCCTGGCGCGATGGGCTGGACTGGTGCAACGCGGGCTGGCTGCGGGACGGCTCGGTGCAGTACCCGGTGAGCCAGCCCCGGGAGCCCTGCGGTGGCCGAGCCGGCCCAGGGGGCGCCGTCGGGGGCGTGCGCAACTACGGCTACCGGCACGACGCCCGCGAACGCTACGACGCCTTCTGCTTCACGTCCAACCTGGCCG GCCGCGTGTTCTTCCTGAAGCCGCTGCGGCCAGTGCCCTTCGCGGGAGCCGAGCGCGCGTGTGCGGCGCGCGGCGCGGCCGTGGCCAAGGTGGGGCAGCTGTTCGCCGCGTGGAAACTGCAGCTGCTGGACCGCTGCACGGCTGGCTGGCTGGCCGACGGCAGCGCGCGCTATCCCATCGTAAACCCGCGCGCACGCTGCGGCGGGCCCCGGCCCGGCGTCCGCAGCCTCGGCTTCCCCGACGCCACGCGCCGCCTTTTCGGCGTCTACTGCTACCGCGCGCCCGGCGCACCCGACCCCGCACCCggcggctggggctggggctgggcgggcggcggcggctgggCAGGCGGAGCGCGGGACCCCGCCGCCTGGACCCCGCTGCACGTCTAA